A window of the Dyadobacter pollutisoli genome harbors these coding sequences:
- a CDS encoding sensor histidine kinase translates to MIEPTNEAWQPLLEKKLPVLLHLLAWGIYATVVFYGNYARTSPNVFFTHYGLALATHAGSFYLNYTYLIPRILPRRSLLRFLAENILAMVLIATIAIAFEDALLHPGYFSGRIFSGDFSPLLIRISNYMVFALFALVVRLSVDWYRKLRKDREKENEYLKSELAVLKAQINPHFLFNSLNNLYALSLRQAPETPAAILRISEMMRYLLYETNTQLVPLEKEINMIQTYVAMYEMRSKSGDGTRFETSGELHDVMVPPLLLLPLIENVFKHGSSPIAVSVRLMDNVLRVHTSNKMRAAGPEVSGGLGIANLRRRLALLYPAAHELSLQQEQDSFDADLTIQLDKPA, encoded by the coding sequence ATGATTGAACCGACGAATGAGGCATGGCAACCGCTGCTGGAAAAAAAACTTCCGGTATTGCTGCATTTGCTGGCCTGGGGGATTTATGCGACCGTTGTTTTTTACGGCAACTACGCCCGCACATCGCCCAATGTGTTTTTTACGCATTACGGATTAGCATTGGCGACCCATGCCGGCAGTTTTTACCTGAATTACACCTACCTCATCCCGCGAATTCTTCCACGCCGAAGCCTGCTGCGTTTTCTGGCCGAAAATATATTGGCAATGGTGCTGATAGCTACGATTGCGATCGCCTTCGAAGACGCCCTTTTACACCCGGGGTATTTTTCCGGGCGGATATTCAGTGGTGATTTTTCGCCACTGTTGATCAGGATCAGCAATTATATGGTCTTTGCTTTGTTTGCGTTGGTTGTACGGCTGAGCGTGGATTGGTACCGGAAGCTTCGTAAGGATAGGGAAAAAGAAAATGAATATCTCAAATCCGAACTCGCAGTGCTAAAAGCGCAGATCAATCCGCATTTTCTCTTTAACTCGCTCAACAACCTCTATGCGCTCTCGTTACGGCAGGCCCCGGAGACACCCGCTGCTATCCTGCGTATTTCCGAAATGATGCGCTATCTTTTGTATGAGACCAATACCCAACTGGTCCCGCTTGAAAAGGAGATCAATATGATACAGACCTATGTTGCCATGTATGAAATGCGTAGTAAATCGGGAGATGGGACCCGCTTTGAAACTTCCGGGGAGTTGCACGATGTCATGGTCCCGCCACTGCTGCTTTTGCCGTTAATCGAGAATGTTTTTAAGCACGGATCGTCACCAATCGCTGTTTCGGTTCGATTGATGGATAATGTACTCCGGGTTCATACGAGCAACAAAATGAGGGCCGCGGGACCGGAGGTATCCGGCGGACTGGGTATTGCTAATCTGCGGCGGCGGCTCGCATTGCTCTACCCGGCGGCGCACGAACTGTCTTTGCAGCAGGAACAGGATTCATTTGATGCCGACCTTACCATTCAACTTGACAAACCTGCGTGA